The following is a genomic window from Actinomadura rubteroloni.
CAGGGTGTTCCGCGCCATGAAATGGTGCGCGAACGCGAACGGCAGCCCGAGCAGCCCGGCGAGCCGCGCGCTGTACCCGCTGGATCCGAGCAGCCACACCGGGGGCCCGTTCCCCGCCGCCGGGGTGATCACGCTCTTGTCGTCGAAGTAGCCGTTCAGCTCGGCGACCTGCTCGGGGAAGTCGTCCGCCGACAGGGCCTCGGGGGAGCGGCGCAGCGCCCGCGCGGTGGCCTGGTCGGTGCCGGGCGCGCGGCCGAGGCCGAGGTCGATGCGGCCGGGATAGAGCGCTTCGAGCGTCCCGAACTGCTCGGCGACGACCATCGGCGCGTGGTTGGGCAGCATGATCCCGCCCGACCCGATCCGCATCCGCTCCGTCGCCGCCGCGACCTGGCCGATGAGGACGGCCGTCGCGGAGCTGGCGATGCCGGGCATCGCGTGGTGCTCGGCGAGCCAGTACCGGTGGTAGCCGAGGGCCTCGGTGCGCCGGGCGAGGTCCAGCGTGTTGCGCAGCGCCTGCCCGGACGTGGAGCCGGACGCCACGGGAGCGAGGTCGAGGACGGAGAAGGGAACGGTCATGTTCTCTGCAACCCGTGCGTCCGCGCGGGTCTTCCCGCCGTCCGGGGTACGGTCCCGATCATGGAGGACGGGTTCGTCCGGGTCCGGGACGCGCGGGAGCACAACCTGCGGAACGTGGACGTCGCCGTGCCGCGCGACGCGCTCGTGGCGTTCACCGGCGTGTCCGGGTCGGGCAAGTCGTCGCTGGCGTTCGGGACGATCTACGCCGAGGCGCAGCGCCGCTACCTGGAGTCGGTCGCGCCGTACGCGCGGCGGCTCCTGGACCAGGCCGGGACGCCCGCCGTCGGCGACGTGACCGGGCTGCCCCCGGCGGTCGCGCTCGGCCAGCGGCGGTCGGTGCCGTCGTCGCGGTCGTCGGTCGGGACGGTCACCGCGCTGTCCAACTCGCTGCGGATGCTGATGTCGCGCGCGGGCGACTACCCGCCGGGCGCCGAGACGCTGTACTCCGACGCGTTCTCGCCCAACACGATCGTCGGGGCGTGCCCGCGCTGCGACGGGCTCGGCGAGGTGCACGAGGTCACCGAGGAGTCGCTCGTCCCGGATCCGTCGCTGAGCATCCGGGATGGCGCGATCGCGTCCTGGCCCGGCGCATGGCAGGGCAAGAACCTCCGGGACGTCCTCGCGGCGCTCGGGTACGACATCGACCGGCCGTGGCGGGACCTGCCGCAGGACGAGCGGGACTGGATCCTGTTCACCGAGGACCAGCCCGTCGTGACCGTCCATCCCGAGCGCGAGGCGCACCGGATCCAGCGGCCGTACCAGGG
Proteins encoded in this region:
- a CDS encoding LLM class flavin-dependent oxidoreductase, coding for MTVPFSVLDLAPVASGSTSGQALRNTLDLARRTEALGYHRYWLAEHHAMPGIASSATAVLIGQVAAATERMRIGSGGIMLPNHAPMVVAEQFGTLEALYPGRIDLGLGRAPGTDQATARALRRSPEALSADDFPEQVAELNGYFDDKSVITPAAGNGPPVWLLGSSGYSARLAGLLGLPFAFAHHFMARNTLPALALYRESFRPSSVLSEPYSMIGVSVMAAETDEKAREMSRPQALQFLRLRQGLPGPLPTPEDAAAQVFSPVEAQMVKDRLADQVIGSPATVRAELDALLERTGVDEVMVVTSVYHHEDRVRSYELLADPYDLAR